The Oncorhynchus tshawytscha isolate Ot180627B linkage group LG05, Otsh_v2.0, whole genome shotgun sequence genome includes a window with the following:
- the LOC112251790 gene encoding small conductance calcium-activated potassium channel protein 1-like, whose translation MLGNGLPSCCANECGVHCRSQQPYLNQQLQQHPQRQHCCDHLSILKCHQCSLYPSSSSPRVKNSFPATSDKSSVHSSSSSQRWPGNHQLEGEGQRQGEQQVHPHTKKVGHVGSTPSLSKSSSPPPDTVVTSAKYNGDVGRPLSSLGASPPNLSELDSARQEPLQTLHRSVLEEVFSKGLSEDNSKGNSEGGGDAPQKRTKDIGYRLGQRRALFGKRKQLSDYALIFGMFGIVVMVTETELSWGVYTKESSYSFALKCLVSLSTAVLLGLIVMYHAREIQLFMVDNAADDWRIAMTYERIFLVVLELLVCAIHPIPGQYIFTWTARLAFTYPHSLTNADVDLVLSIPMFLRLYLIGRVMLLHSKLFTDASSRSIGALNKINFNTRFVMKTLMTICPGTVLLVFSVSCWIIAAWTVRVCERYHDTQEVTNNFLGAMWLISITFLSIGYGDMVPHTYCGKGVCLLTGIMGAGCTALVVAVVARKSELTRAEKHVHNFMMDTQLYKRVKNTAANVLRETWLIYKHTKLVKKIDHARVRKHQRKFLQAIHQLRRVKLEQMKLTDQANTLVDLAKTQNMMYDLVSDLQLRSEELDRRIGSLDDKLDSILVNLQALPSLLSQAVTQQHKDFLDGLALRVRKASSESELHWVPARCQRSLSTAPQTIPYS comes from the exons ATGCTAGGAAACGGTTTGCCTAGCTGCTGTGCCAATGAGTGTGGAGTGCATTGTAGAAGCCAACAACCTTACTTAAACCAGCAACTACAGCAACACCCTCAAAGGCAGCATTGTTGTGACCATCTTAGCATTCTAAAATGCCATCAGTGTTCTCTCTACCCATCCAGCAGCAGCCCACGAGTGAAGAATTCATTCCCGGCTACTAGCGACAAAAGCAGTGTTCACTCCTCTTCCAGTAGCCAGCGGTGGCCGGGGAACCATCAACTAGAGGGAGAAGGGCAACGACAAGGGGAGCAACAGGTACATCCTCATACCAAAAAGGTTGGCCATGTTGGTTCAACGCCTTCCCTGTCCAAGAGCAGTAGCCCACCTCCCGACACAGTTGTGACAAGCGCTAAATACAATGGGGATGTTGGGAGACCCCTGAGCAGCTTAGGAGCTTCGCCACCCAACCTTTCAGAGCTGGACTCAGCAAGACAAGAGCCCCTCCAGACTCTCCACAGGTCCGTCCTGGAGGAGGTGTTCTCCAAAGGCCTCAGTGAGGACAATAGTAAGGGCAACagcgagggaggaggagacgcGCCACAGAAGAGGACTAAGGACATTGGCTACAGATTGGGCCAGCGTAGAGCGCTATTTGGAAAGCGCAAACAGCTGAGCGACTATGCCTTGATTTTCGGGATGTTTGGGATTGTTGTCATGGTGACGGAGACGGAACTGTCCTGGGGGGTTTACACGAAG GAATCATCATACTCATTTGCTCTGAAATGCCTCGTCAGCCTTTCAACTGCTGTATTGCTCGGCCTCATTGTGATGTACCATGCACGGGAAATACAG CTCTTCATGGTGGACAATGCAGCTGACGACTGGAGGATTGCTATGACATATGAGCGGATCTTCCTGGTTGTGCTGGAGCTGCTGGTCTGTGCCATCCACCCCATCCCGGGCCAGTACATCTTCACCTGGACAGCCCGTCTGGCCTTCACCTACCCACACTCATTGACCAATGCCGACGTGGACCTCGTCCTCTCCATCCCCATGTTCCTCAGGCTCTACCTAATCGGTCGTGTCATGCTGCTGCACAGCAAGCTTTTCACGGACGCCTCGTCGCGCAGCATCGGCGCCCTCAACAAGATCAACTTCAACACGCGGTTCGTCATGAAGACCCTCATGACCATCTGCCCCGGCACGGTGCTGCTGGTCTTCAGCGTCTCTTGTTGGATCATCGCGGCGTGGACGGTGCGTGTATGTGAGAG GTATCATGACACACAGGAAGTGACTAATAACTTCCTTGGGGCCATGTGGCTCATCTCTATCACCTTTCTCTCCATTGGTTATGGAGACATGGTCCCTCACACTTACTGTGGAAAGGGTGTGTGTCTGCTGACTGGAATCATG GGGGCTGGCTGCACTGCCCTGGTGGTTGCTGTAGTTGCCAGGAAGTCCGAGTTGACCAGAGCTGAGAAGCATGTTCACAACTTTATGATGGACACTCAGCTCTATAAACGA GTGAAAAACACAGCTGCCAATGTACTCAGAGAGACATGGCTTATCTACAAACACACCAAGTTAGTCAAGAAGATCGATCACGCCAGGGTACGCAAACATCAGCGCAAATTTCTGCAAGCCATTCACCA ACTGCGCAGAGTCAAACTGGAACAGATGAAACTCACCGACCAGGCTAACACACTTGTGGATCTAGCCAAG ACTCAGAACATGATGTACGACCTGGTGTCTGACCTACAGCTGCGCAGCGAGGAGCTGGATAGGAGGATTGGTAGTTTGGATGACAAACTGGACTCCATCCTAGTCAATCTGCAGGCCCTACCCAGCCTGCTCTCCCAAGCGGTCACACAGCAGCACAAGGACTTCCTGGATGGCTTGGCCCTCCGTGTACGGAAAGCCTCGTCGGAATCGGAGCTTCACTGGGTTCCCGCTAGGTGCCAACGGTCCCTTTCCACTGCACCACAGACCATACCTTACAGCTGA